The genomic window TCAAGACGGCTTCGATAAGCCAGCTCGTGGCGCACAGGCTCGCCGGGTGCTTCGAGCGTGCGGATCTGCCGGAAGGGCTCTTCTCGCTGGTGAATGTGCCGGGGAGGGTGGCGGAGGAGTGCTTCCTGGGGCAGGGGGGTGTGGACAAGTTGTGCTTCACGGGGTCGGTGGCGGTGGGGAGGCGGCTGGCCGAGCGGGCAGGGGCGAGGCTCGTGCCGGTGGTGCTCGAGCTGGGGGGGAACGATCCGGCCCTGGTGCTCGAGGATGCGGACCTGGATCGTGCGGCGTGGGGGATCGCGTGGGCGGGGTTCCAGAACGCGGGGCAGTCGTGCGGCGGGGTGGAGCGTGTGTACGTGCAGGAGGGGGTGTACGAGGCCTTCCTGGAGCGGCTCGCGGGGGTGCTGGAGGGGCTGCGCTACGGGCTGGACGGGAGGGTGGAGAACGATCTCGCGGGGCTGAGCACGGAGGAGCAGGCGCGGGTGGTGAGGGAGCACGTGGAGGATGCGCTCGCGAGGGGGGCGCGGGTGTACTACCGGAAGGGGATCCCCGAGCCCTGGGCCGGGCATCCTCTTTCCGTGCCGCCTACGGTGCTGGTGGAGGTGGATCACTCGATGCGGGTGATGCGCGAGGAGACGTTCGGGCCGGTGGTGGGGGTGATGCGGGTGGGGAGCGTGGAGGAGGGGGTGCGGCTGGCGAACGAGGGGGGTATGGGGCTCACGGCGTCGGTGTGGAGCAGGGACAGGCGGAAGGCGCTGCGCATCGCCCGGATGCTGGAGGCGGGTGTGGTGACGGTGAACGATCACCTGATGAGTCACGGCCTGCCGCAGGCGCCGTGGGGTGGGTGGAAGGATTCGGGGCTGGGGTGGACGCATGGGAGGCGGGGGTTCGAGGAGATGGTGCGCCTCAAGGTGCTGGTGGACGATGTGCTCTCCCGCCTGCCGAAGCAGGTGTGGTGGCATCCGTACGGCGAGGGGAGCTTCGGGACGCTGGGGGCCGGGCTGCGGGCGCTGTACGGGAGGGGGGTGTGGGAGCGGGTGAAGGGGTGGGTGCGGCTGGTGCGGGGGGTGGTGGGGAAGGTGCGGGAGGGGAGAGGGGGCCGGGGAGAGGGCTAGAAGAGGGTGTACTGGCGGGGGCCGCGGTCGGGGAGGGGTGCGGGGCGCCAGGGGAGGTGGGCGAGGAAGGGGGA from Spirochaeta thermophila DSM 6192 includes these protein-coding regions:
- a CDS encoding aldehyde dehydrogenase family protein, which gives rise to MNRTYTVSRDPYTGEELGRFPVHTSEEVREAIARAREASRVWRSVPPRERARRLLRVREVLVEEGEAIALAISRENGKVPTDAMATEVFPAAVALTYYCRMAPRWLKDERPGGASVILAHKRVRITREPWGVVGVISPWNYPFAIPFSEVVCALLAGNGVVLKTASISQLVAHRLAGCFERADLPEGLFSLVNVPGRVAEECFLGQGGVDKLCFTGSVAVGRRLAERAGARLVPVVLELGGNDPALVLEDADLDRAAWGIAWAGFQNAGQSCGGVERVYVQEGVYEAFLERLAGVLEGLRYGLDGRVENDLAGLSTEEQARVVREHVEDALARGARVYYRKGIPEPWAGHPLSVPPTVLVEVDHSMRVMREETFGPVVGVMRVGSVEEGVRLANEGGMGLTASVWSRDRRKALRIARMLEAGVVTVNDHLMSHGLPQAPWGGWKDSGLGWTHGRRGFEEMVRLKVLVDDVLSRLPKQVWWHPYGEGSFGTLGAGLRALYGRGVWERVKGWVRLVRGVVGKVREGRGGRGEG